The following are encoded in a window of Sutcliffiella horikoshii genomic DNA:
- a CDS encoding polyprenyl synthetase family protein, translating into MDLQTFMKDRKKLVEDALFSYMNAVKAPEVLLESMNYSLKAGGKRLRPLLVLATLKSFGKSEELGMPVACAVEMIHTYSLVHDDLPSMDDDDFRRGKPTNHKVFGEAMAILAGDALLTHSFEVMEDLLNYDVKPIKVVTLMKELAKAAGPTGMVGGQVADMEGEGAQLSLQDLEYIHRNKTGKLLGYSIVAGAILGDATEEQISKLEQFADHLGLAFQIRDDILDIEGDAAKIGKPVGSDTLNEKVTYPSLLTMNGAKEKLEYHIKEAKRILEEIPLESDLLGQLCDLIAKRDH; encoded by the coding sequence ATGGATTTACAAACTTTTATGAAGGATAGAAAGAAGTTGGTGGAGGACGCACTTTTTTCTTATATGAATGCTGTGAAAGCACCGGAAGTTTTACTTGAATCCATGAATTACTCCCTGAAGGCAGGCGGAAAAAGACTTCGACCTTTATTAGTGCTTGCTACGTTAAAGTCTTTTGGAAAATCGGAAGAATTGGGAATGCCGGTAGCTTGTGCCGTAGAGATGATACACACGTATTCCTTAGTTCACGATGATCTTCCGAGTATGGATGATGACGACTTCAGACGTGGAAAGCCAACCAATCATAAGGTGTTTGGGGAAGCGATGGCAATATTAGCTGGTGATGCCTTGCTCACGCATAGCTTTGAGGTCATGGAAGATCTATTGAATTATGACGTCAAGCCAATAAAAGTTGTCACTCTGATGAAGGAGCTTGCTAAAGCTGCAGGACCAACAGGAATGGTCGGAGGACAGGTTGCAGACATGGAGGGAGAAGGCGCACAACTCTCGCTTCAAGACCTTGAATATATACATAGAAACAAGACAGGGAAGCTTCTCGGATACAGCATTGTCGCAGGTGCGATACTAGGGGATGCAACAGAAGAGCAAATCTCGAAGTTGGAGCAATTTGCGGACCATCTCGGCCTTGCTTTCCAAATCAGGGATGACATTTTGGATATTGAAGGGGATGCCGCTAAGATCGGCAAGCCGGTAGGGTCAGATACCTTAAACGAAAAGGTGACCTATCCGTCTCTATTAACCATGAATGGCGCGAAAGAAAAGTTGGAATATCATATTAAAGAGGCAAAGCGAATTTTAGAGGAAATCCCGTTAGAGTCGGATCTTTTAGGACAACTTTGCGATTTAATTGCCAAAAGGGACCATTAA
- a CDS encoding exodeoxyribonuclease VII small subunit produces MTEKKDVTFEEAMKDLENIVEKLEEGDVPLEEAISFYKEGMKLSKLCHDKLSHVEAEMEQILKENGELESFQVQEDEA; encoded by the coding sequence ATGACTGAAAAAAAGGACGTTACATTTGAAGAAGCAATGAAAGATTTGGAAAACATTGTGGAAAAGCTTGAAGAAGGAGATGTGCCATTAGAAGAAGCCATTTCTTTTTACAAAGAAGGAATGAAGTTGTCCAAGCTTTGTCATGACAAGCTTTCTCATGTTGAGGCAGAAATGGAACAGATCCTAAAAGAAAATGGCGAATTGGAGTCATTCCAAGTACAGGAGGATGAGGCTTAA
- the xseA gene encoding exodeoxyribonuclease VII large subunit, which yields MSERRYLTVTALTKYIKRKFDVDPHLQDVWLKGEISNFKQHSRGHMYFTLKDQNARLQVVMFAGQNRNLAFKPQEGMKVLVRGEVTVYEANGSYQMYIKEMQPDGVGSLFLAYEELKKKLSQEGLFSPEYKKTLPKYPRAVGVITSPTGAAVRDIITTLKRRYPLTKIIVIPALVQGMNAAPSIVKAIQTANNMPDLDVLIAGRGGGSIEELWAFNEETVARAIFASKLPIISAVGHETDFTIADFVADMRAPTPTAAAELAVPHINELMERLSDRKFRLHRASNKLMQHYKDRLTTLQKSYAFRFPKNLYAQKQQDLDRTMEDLEAAMKRMVERKHVKWEQLAGLLARNHPKKQWEAEKLTLDQQTKLLTKQMQQTLQKKQWEFQHKLSKMDALSPLKIMNRGYSLAYQEDGTIIKNVDQAEKGDTIQVHLQDGRLECEVQDVKERKGND from the coding sequence ATGAGTGAACGCAGATACTTAACGGTTACTGCACTAACGAAATACATAAAAAGAAAATTTGATGTGGATCCTCATTTACAAGATGTGTGGCTGAAAGGAGAAATATCCAATTTTAAGCAACATAGCAGAGGGCATATGTACTTTACCTTGAAAGACCAAAACGCACGACTCCAGGTAGTCATGTTTGCAGGGCAAAACCGTAACCTTGCCTTCAAACCGCAAGAAGGAATGAAGGTCCTTGTTCGTGGAGAAGTTACGGTCTATGAAGCAAACGGATCTTATCAGATGTACATAAAGGAAATGCAGCCTGATGGTGTCGGCAGTCTATTTTTAGCCTATGAGGAATTAAAGAAGAAACTTTCCCAGGAAGGTTTGTTTTCACCGGAATACAAAAAAACGCTGCCAAAATACCCTCGTGCTGTAGGGGTAATCACCTCTCCAACAGGAGCTGCGGTCAGGGATATCATCACCACTTTGAAAAGAAGATATCCACTAACGAAAATAATTGTTATTCCCGCACTAGTTCAAGGGATGAATGCAGCACCATCCATTGTGAAGGCGATACAAACCGCTAACAATATGCCTGATCTTGATGTGCTTATCGCGGGCCGTGGTGGGGGATCCATTGAAGAGTTATGGGCATTCAATGAAGAAACAGTGGCTAGAGCCATTTTTGCTTCAAAGCTTCCGATCATTTCAGCTGTTGGGCATGAAACAGACTTTACGATCGCGGACTTTGTAGCGGATATGCGCGCACCGACACCTACTGCTGCGGCAGAATTGGCTGTACCGCATATCAATGAACTGATGGAGCGCCTTTCAGATCGTAAATTTCGCTTGCACAGAGCTTCCAACAAATTGATGCAGCATTACAAGGACAGGTTAACTACACTGCAGAAATCGTATGCATTCAGATTTCCTAAAAATCTTTATGCCCAAAAGCAACAGGATCTTGATCGGACCATGGAAGATCTTGAGGCGGCCATGAAAAGAATGGTGGAACGTAAGCATGTAAAATGGGAGCAACTCGCTGGATTACTTGCAAGAAACCATCCGAAAAAGCAATGGGAAGCAGAAAAACTTACACTAGACCAGCAGACAAAATTACTTACCAAGCAAATGCAGCAGACATTGCAAAAGAAACAATGGGAATTCCAACATAAATTATCCAAAATGGATGCTTTAAGTCCGCTTAAAATCATGAACAGAGGATATAGTCTTGCCTACCAAGAAGATGGCACCATTATAAAAAATGTGGATCAAGCAGAAAAAGGGGATACCATTCAGGTTCATCTTCAAGATGGTCGATTAGAATGTGAAGTACAAGATGTAAAGGAGCGAAAAGGAAATGACTGA
- the folD gene encoding bifunctional methylenetetrahydrofolate dehydrogenase/methenyltetrahydrofolate cyclohydrolase FolD, with protein MSAVIVSGKDLAVEKRAFIKEKVSELHMEKSIQPCLAVILVGQDPASQSYVRAKQKACEEAGIKSILEEYPSSITQEELLNRITHFNDDASVHGILVQLPLPDHIDELAVIEHISPNKDVDGFHPVNIGRMMIDQKSFLPCTPYGIVEMIKSLDVSISGKHVVVIGRSNIVGKPVGQLLLKEDATVTYCHSRTKDLASITKQADILIAAVGRAKIIGPEYVKDGAIVIDVGVNRLETGKLCGDVDFESVKEKASFITPVPGGVGPMTITMLLHNTLQSAQNQASENKTFSS; from the coding sequence ATGTCAGCAGTTATAGTATCAGGTAAAGATCTTGCAGTGGAGAAAAGAGCTTTTATTAAAGAGAAGGTTTCTGAGCTACATATGGAAAAGAGTATCCAACCATGCTTGGCGGTGATTTTAGTTGGGCAAGATCCTGCTTCACAATCCTATGTTAGAGCGAAACAGAAAGCATGCGAGGAAGCTGGAATTAAAAGTATATTGGAAGAGTATCCAAGTTCTATTACGCAAGAAGAATTGCTCAATAGAATCACTCATTTTAATGACGATGCTTCCGTGCACGGCATTTTGGTGCAGTTACCTTTGCCTGATCATATTGATGAACTGGCTGTTATTGAACATATTTCCCCTAATAAAGATGTGGACGGGTTTCATCCTGTAAACATCGGAAGAATGATGATTGATCAGAAATCATTTCTTCCTTGTACGCCTTATGGGATAGTCGAAATGATTAAATCCCTTGATGTTTCTATTTCCGGTAAGCATGTGGTGGTAATCGGAAGAAGTAATATAGTAGGAAAGCCTGTCGGGCAATTACTGCTAAAAGAGGATGCTACGGTTACCTATTGTCATTCCCGTACGAAGGATTTGGCTTCCATTACGAAACAAGCCGATATTTTGATTGCTGCAGTTGGGCGTGCAAAAATAATTGGGCCTGAATACGTGAAAGATGGCGCAATCGTGATTGATGTCGGTGTCAACCGACTTGAGACAGGAAAGTTGTGTGGAGATGTGGACTTTGAGTCGGTGAAAGAAAAAGCGAGCTTTATCACACCTGTTCCTGGAGGGGTCGGTCCGATGACAATTACAATGTTGTTGCACAATACGCTTCAATCGGCACAAAACCAAGCAAGTGAAAACAAGACGTTTTCCAGTTAA
- the nusB gene encoding transcription antitermination factor NusB, which yields MKRSESRKKALQAIFQMDLSDIAPDEAITNVLEEGEKPDDFLSSIVFGTKEHQEEIDSTLKSHLEKWSLDRLGTVDRTILRMTVFEMMFVEEIPVNVSMNEAIELAKTFGDDKSSGFINAVLSKVKTTIENNA from the coding sequence ATGAAACGTAGTGAATCAAGAAAAAAGGCGCTTCAAGCCATTTTTCAAATGGATTTAAGTGATATTGCGCCGGATGAAGCAATCACAAATGTATTAGAAGAAGGGGAAAAGCCGGATGATTTCCTAAGCAGCATCGTGTTTGGTACGAAAGAGCATCAGGAGGAAATCGATTCCACGTTGAAATCCCACTTGGAAAAATGGTCCCTTGATCGTTTAGGAACAGTGGACCGTACCATTCTTCGCATGACTGTTTTTGAAATGATGTTTGTCGAAGAGATTCCTGTAAATGTCAGCATGAATGAAGCAATTGAACTTGCTAAAACATTTGGTGATGACAAATCAAGCGGATTTATTAACGCAGTCCTTTCTAAAGTAAAAACTACCATCGAAAATAATGCGTAA
- a CDS encoding Asp23/Gls24 family envelope stress response protein → MSERNLLEMENNNSLGKVEIAPEVIEVIAGIAASEVEGVMSMRGNFAAGVVERLGKKNHGKGVKVDLSEEGIKVDVFCVMQFGISIPTVAQKVQDNIRQALLNMTALEITEVNIHVVGVQFEAQKNEVEVEQEI, encoded by the coding sequence ATGAGCGAAAGAAACTTATTAGAAATGGAAAACAACAATTCACTTGGCAAAGTCGAAATTGCTCCTGAAGTCATTGAAGTAATCGCCGGTATTGCTGCTTCCGAAGTGGAAGGCGTTATGTCAATGCGCGGTAACTTTGCTGCTGGTGTGGTAGAGAGACTTGGGAAAAAGAATCACGGCAAAGGTGTAAAAGTCGATCTTTCCGAAGAAGGCATTAAAGTGGATGTATTTTGTGTGATGCAGTTCGGTATTTCCATTCCGACAGTTGCACAAAAAGTACAAGACAATATCCGTCAAGCACTGTTGAATATGACAGCACTGGAAATTACAGAAGTGAATATCCATGTTGTCGGAGTACAATTTGAAGCACAAAAAAATGAAGTAGAAGTAGAACAAGAAATTTAA
- the accC gene encoding acetyl-CoA carboxylase biotin carboxylase subunit — translation MIKKLLIANRGEIAVRIIRACKEMDIETVAVYSEADKESLHVQLADEAYCVGPKTSKDSYLNFTNIISVAKLTASDAIHPGYGFLAENSDFAELCRECNITFVGPSPEAISKMGTKDVARETMRKAGVPIVPGSQGIIENINDGISIANDIGYPVIIKATAGGGGKGIRVARNEEELKKGISITQQEAATAFGNPGVYLEKFIEDFRHVEIQVMADGHGNTIHLGERDCSIQRRLQKLVEETPSPVLDEEIRAQMGEAAVKAAEAVDYMGAGTIEFIYDYQNRKFYFMEMNTRIQVEHPVTEMVTGVDLIKEMIRVASGETLSLKQEDVVFNGWSIECRINAENPEKNFMPSPGKIEMYLPPGGLGVRVDSAVYPGYSIPPYYDSMVAKLITYGATREEAVSRMKRALSEFIIEGVHTTIPFHLKLMDHEKFKDGDFNTKFLEKYDVMNS, via the coding sequence ATGATAAAAAAATTATTGATTGCCAATAGAGGAGAAATAGCAGTACGAATTATTCGTGCATGTAAAGAAATGGATATAGAAACTGTGGCTGTGTATTCGGAAGCGGATAAAGAATCCCTTCATGTACAGTTAGCGGATGAAGCATATTGTGTAGGACCAAAAACGTCAAAAGACAGCTACCTTAACTTTACTAACATCATCAGCGTGGCAAAACTTACGGCGTCAGATGCTATTCATCCTGGCTACGGATTCCTTGCGGAGAACTCGGATTTTGCCGAGCTTTGCAGAGAGTGTAACATTACATTTGTAGGGCCAAGTCCTGAAGCGATTAGCAAGATGGGGACGAAAGATGTGGCGCGTGAAACGATGCGTAAAGCTGGTGTGCCAATTGTTCCTGGTTCTCAAGGAATCATCGAAAACATTAATGACGGTATCTCCATCGCTAATGACATCGGTTATCCTGTTATCATTAAAGCAACGGCAGGCGGAGGCGGAAAAGGTATCCGTGTGGCAAGAAACGAAGAGGAACTGAAAAAGGGTATTTCCATTACGCAACAGGAAGCGGCAACTGCTTTCGGTAATCCTGGCGTGTATCTTGAAAAATTCATTGAAGACTTCCGTCACGTTGAAATTCAAGTAATGGCAGATGGTCATGGTAATACGATCCACCTTGGAGAGCGTGATTGTTCCATTCAGCGCCGTCTGCAGAAGCTTGTGGAAGAAACGCCTTCACCTGTTTTGGATGAAGAAATTCGTGCGCAAATGGGGGAAGCGGCAGTAAAAGCTGCTGAAGCAGTGGACTATATGGGTGCAGGTACGATAGAATTTATTTATGACTATCAGAATAGAAAATTCTACTTCATGGAAATGAACACCCGTATCCAAGTAGAGCATCCTGTTACGGAAATGGTGACAGGGGTAGATCTAATCAAGGAAATGATTCGGGTTGCTTCTGGGGAAACGTTATCTCTTAAGCAAGAAGATGTCGTTTTCAACGGCTGGTCGATTGAGTGCCGTATCAATGCAGAAAATCCAGAAAAGAACTTTATGCCTTCCCCTGGGAAGATTGAAATGTACCTTCCACCAGGTGGTCTAGGGGTTCGAGTGGATTCCGCTGTTTACCCTGGTTACAGCATACCACCATATTACGATTCCATGGTGGCAAAGCTAATCACTTATGGAGCAACACGTGAAGAAGCTGTCTCACGAATGAAACGTGCGTTAAGCGAATTTATTATTGAAGGCGTTCATACTACGATTCCTTTCCATCTGAAACTAATGGATCACGAAAAGTTCAAAGATGGGGACTTTAATACGAAATTTCTTGAGAAATATGATGTCATGAATTCTTAA
- the accB gene encoding acetyl-CoA carboxylase biotin carboxyl carrier protein gives MLKIQEIREIIKLIDQSNIDEFTYENEGSKIKMKKHAAQTVVSTQQVAAPAPQAVPQQQAPPAQPNQQPTAAAETKQETAAPKQEDANLHKITSPMVGTFYASPSPDQAAYVQEGDKVGENSVVCIVEAMKLFNEIEAEVKGEIVEVLVDNGQLVEYGQPLFLVKTV, from the coding sequence ATGTTAAAGATCCAAGAAATCAGAGAAATTATTAAGTTGATTGACCAATCCAATATAGATGAATTCACGTATGAAAATGAAGGTTCCAAAATTAAAATGAAGAAGCATGCGGCACAAACTGTTGTGAGCACGCAACAAGTAGCTGCACCAGCACCACAAGCAGTACCGCAACAACAAGCACCACCGGCACAACCGAATCAACAGCCAACAGCAGCTGCAGAAACTAAACAAGAAACAGCGGCACCTAAACAGGAAGACGCGAACTTACATAAAATCACATCTCCGATGGTTGGGACGTTCTATGCTTCTCCATCACCGGATCAAGCGGCATATGTTCAAGAAGGCGATAAAGTTGGAGAAAATTCTGTCGTTTGTATCGTAGAAGCAATGAAATTGTTCAATGAGATTGAAGCAGAAGTCAAAGGCGAAATTGTCGAGGTTCTGGTTGATAATGGCCAATTAGTAGAATATGGTCAACCTTTATTCCTTGTAAAAACAGTATAA
- a CDS encoding nuclease-related domain-containing protein → MIILKEREMSLKIKVLEALSRRLPASHHMLPRINSDLGKNIAGFKGEESLNYYLELLPDEEGEFYVLQDIRLPFKEHHFQIDTLLIFPTFFLILDAKYMKGTLEFDPAFQQLIQKFTENEVDKTITYSDPIIQVQNQLTKFKSWLKDYKIQPGPCESLVVIANSRAEIKCISHPNLVKNMVVRNSGVEAKVTDFTKKHTKETWDAKNVRKLSSLIIKKNEPVTFIDLEKDYGVTSDCILKGVQCQKCHHIGCEKAFGTWLCQKCHHTCKEAHLHLLKDNKLLIGPTITVSEFQKITGIKNERTARRLLLSSGLSYSGNTSKRVYFL, encoded by the coding sequence ATGATCATTCTGAAAGAACGTGAAATGTCTTTAAAAATCAAAGTATTAGAAGCCTTAAGTCGGCGCCTTCCTGCCTCCCACCACATGTTACCGAGGATAAATTCAGATTTAGGGAAAAACATAGCTGGTTTTAAAGGAGAAGAGTCGCTTAATTACTACTTGGAATTGTTACCCGACGAAGAGGGAGAGTTTTATGTTTTGCAAGATATAAGGCTACCTTTTAAAGAACATCACTTTCAAATTGACACACTTCTGATCTTCCCTACTTTTTTCCTCATATTAGATGCTAAATATATGAAAGGCACTCTCGAGTTTGACCCGGCCTTCCAACAACTCATTCAAAAATTCACCGAAAATGAAGTAGATAAAACTATCACCTATTCAGATCCGATAATTCAAGTGCAGAATCAACTCACTAAATTCAAAAGTTGGTTAAAAGACTATAAAATTCAGCCTGGTCCTTGTGAAAGTCTAGTAGTCATTGCGAACTCAAGGGCAGAGATTAAATGTATTTCGCACCCCAACCTCGTTAAGAACATGGTAGTTCGCAATTCAGGGGTTGAAGCAAAAGTTACAGACTTCACCAAAAAACATACTAAAGAAACCTGGGACGCAAAAAATGTACGTAAACTAAGCTCGCTTATAATTAAAAAGAACGAGCCTGTCACCTTTATAGACTTGGAGAAAGATTATGGGGTAACTTCAGATTGTATACTAAAAGGTGTGCAGTGCCAGAAATGTCATCATATTGGTTGTGAGAAAGCCTTTGGGACTTGGCTTTGTCAAAAATGCCACCATACTTGTAAGGAGGCACATCTCCATCTACTAAAAGATAATAAGTTGTTAATTGGCCCTACAATCACTGTTTCCGAGTTTCAGAAAATAACTGGTATTAAAAATGAGCGAACAGCACGCCGTCTGTTGCTTTCATCAGGTTTATCCTACTCAGGCAACACCAGTAAAAGGGTCTATTTTCTATAA
- a CDS encoding SpoIIIAH-like family protein, whose protein sequence is MLLKKQTVWLLTMLSLVFVLSAYYFIGDQQAGEQLANDATEQPAATETAENHGGEEGEAAGTDGEEGTEGTEGEEAVEGEEATEEDGSAVVKYISSDETLAEMRYELENLRSVHRAELKEMMASTDLPAEEISKAVDQYNELAQISEKELILESTIRSHKDVDDALVRVTDGKIRITVKTAAHSPQMANDIYHMVRQEFKDVRNEDIAFDFPPATEEGE, encoded by the coding sequence ATGTTATTAAAAAAACAAACCGTTTGGTTACTAACTATGTTAAGTCTCGTTTTTGTCCTATCCGCTTACTACTTTATCGGTGATCAACAAGCCGGCGAACAACTGGCAAATGACGCCACAGAACAACCTGCAGCAACCGAAACCGCTGAAAACCACGGCGGTGAAGAAGGCGAAGCAGCTGGAACTGATGGCGAAGAAGGAACAGAAGGAACTGAAGGTGAGGAAGCAGTTGAAGGGGAAGAAGCTACAGAGGAAGACGGCAGTGCTGTCGTAAAATACATCTCTTCAGACGAGACATTAGCAGAAATGCGCTATGAACTAGAAAACCTTCGCAGTGTACACCGTGCAGAGCTAAAAGAAATGATGGCAAGCACAGATCTACCAGCTGAAGAAATCTCCAAAGCGGTTGACCAATACAACGAACTGGCACAAATCTCGGAAAAAGAACTAATCCTAGAATCCACGATCCGTTCCCACAAGGACGTAGATGATGCACTAGTTCGCGTAACAGACGGCAAAATCAGAATCACAGTCAAAACAGCAGCACACTCACCACAAATGGCAAACGACATCTACCACATGGTTCGCCAAGAATTCAAAGACGTACGTAACGAAGACATCGCATTCGACTTCCCACCAGCAACAGAAGAAGGCGAATAA
- the spoIIIAG gene encoding stage III sporulation protein AG, whose product MEKKNQAFIPWLKSLLTNQSKDKKAKYQYMTVILVLGVGFILFGNLFFGEDSASSPGGGVLPTMKQQEPEDEPVFGQSDDANAPSTISDYEASFENQLKDALEAITGVNDVSVVVNIDASEKKVFQTNKTTSQQTTVETDQQGGKRDVTDTSEEEQVLVIRKNEQEIPVVTETKKPVIRGVLIVAKGAENIHVKQMILDAVTRVLDVPQHKVAVLPKKSEGE is encoded by the coding sequence GTGGAAAAGAAAAACCAAGCATTCATTCCATGGCTAAAATCTCTGCTAACCAATCAGTCAAAAGATAAAAAAGCAAAATACCAATACATGACGGTCATACTCGTCCTTGGTGTAGGATTCATCTTATTCGGAAATCTGTTCTTTGGTGAAGACAGCGCAAGCTCTCCAGGTGGCGGTGTCCTGCCAACCATGAAGCAGCAAGAACCGGAAGATGAACCGGTATTTGGACAAAGTGACGATGCCAACGCACCTTCTACTATCTCTGATTACGAGGCAAGCTTTGAGAATCAGTTGAAAGATGCACTGGAAGCAATCACCGGAGTCAATGACGTATCTGTCGTCGTAAATATCGATGCCTCCGAAAAGAAAGTCTTTCAGACAAACAAAACCACCTCACAGCAAACAACCGTCGAAACTGACCAGCAAGGTGGGAAACGCGATGTCACTGATACCTCAGAAGAAGAACAAGTCCTCGTCATCAGGAAAAATGAACAAGAAATTCCGGTCGTAACCGAAACCAAAAAACCGGTCATACGCGGAGTTCTGATTGTAGCAAAGGGCGCTGAAAATATACATGTAAAACAAATGATTTTGGATGCTGTTACCAGAGTGCTAGACGTACCACAGCACAAAGTAGCAGTCCTTCCAAAAAAATCTGAGGGGGAATAA
- the spoIIIAF gene encoding stage III sporulation protein AF produces MSYLTEWITSIILFILLATVVEMLLPSSSMQKYTKLVIGLLLIVVILTPILKLLSTDMDELFAKMTTHSSYASKENTENLIEMKKKEIQASHAAYILNKAAVLMKEDVEEELRESYGVTVKDLKIVVKNEDQLTEIPIEENIESVVILLEQAEETAIQVVKPVQIDTSRQKEPAPSSREEGKIATFLADRWQLQPTNISVAVEGGD; encoded by the coding sequence ATGAGTTACTTAACAGAATGGATCACCAGTATCATCCTATTTATTCTTTTAGCAACGGTAGTCGAAATGTTGCTACCAAGTTCTTCGATGCAAAAATACACAAAACTAGTGATTGGCCTTCTGCTGATTGTCGTCATCCTAACCCCCATCTTAAAGTTGCTTTCCACAGATATGGATGAACTTTTTGCTAAAATGACCACGCATTCATCCTACGCATCAAAAGAAAATACAGAAAATTTAATAGAAATGAAGAAAAAAGAAATACAAGCCTCCCATGCTGCATACATTTTAAATAAAGCGGCTGTCCTAATGAAAGAAGATGTGGAGGAGGAGTTGAGAGAAAGCTATGGTGTAACAGTGAAAGACTTAAAGATTGTTGTGAAAAATGAGGACCAGCTTACGGAAATACCAATAGAAGAAAATATAGAGTCCGTTGTGATTCTACTCGAGCAAGCAGAGGAGACAGCCATTCAAGTTGTAAAACCTGTTCAAATTGACACCTCCAGACAAAAGGAACCAGCTCCTTCCTCGAGAGAAGAAGGGAAAATAGCAACTTTCCTAGCAGATCGATGGCAACTACAACCAACCAATATTTCAGTAGCAGTCGAAGGGGGGGATTAG